A single genomic interval of Daucus carota subsp. sativus chromosome 1, DH1 v3.0, whole genome shotgun sequence harbors:
- the LOC108207546 gene encoding protein OVEREXPRESSOR OF CATIONIC PEROXIDASE 3 isoform X2 — translation MGCSAQFSSSVAMILTSSCKQQQFNSLPISFISNRAHLSSSRCVLTFGRRRGKSFPSIANKKKTNIGEDDDLDEDAFEALFRQLEEDLKNDDPSALDGDEDISEEDLALLERELEEALGDEELQKAFSSSVDESEMETRKEGINNDEEEDDYDDEEEKQVVLKNWQIRRLAYALKNGRRKTSIKNLAAETCLDRAFVLELLRDPPPKLLLMSASLPDIPAPTIVEPKTKPEEDASSENAIESEELDTKKPGSKVKVPVHAMQSSWSAQKRIKKVQLDTLERVYGRTKRPTNAMISNIVHVTNLPRKRVVKWFEDKRTEDEVPDRRVPYQRSTPETVSSS, via the exons ATGGGTTGCTCAGCTCAATTCTCCTCCTCTGTAGCGATGATACTTACATCTTCCTGTAAGCAACAACAATTCAACTCTCTCCCCAtttcttttatttcaaatcGCGCACACTTATCTTCTTCCCGTTGTGTGCTCACTTTTGGTCGCCGACGAGGCAAATCGTTTCCTTCAATAGCCAACAAAAAGAAG ACTAATATTGGGGAGGATGATGATTTGGATGAAGATGCTTTCGAAGCCCTCTTTCGTCAGCTGGAAGAAGATCTGAAAAATGATGATCCATCTGCACTTGATGGAGACGAGGATATAAGTGAAGAAGACCTTGCTCTGCTTGAACGGGAACTAGAGGAGGCACTGGGGGACGAAGAACTACAGAAAGCATTTAGTTCAAGTGTTGATGAAAGTGAAATGGAAACTAGAAAAGAAGGCATAAAcaatgatgaagaagaagacgactatgatgatgaggaagaaaagCAAGTAGTTTTAAAAAATTGGCAGATTCGAAGATTGGCATATGCATTAAAGAATGGTCGACGTAAAACAAGT ATAAAAAATCTTGCCGCTGAGACATGCCTTGATAGAGCTTTTGTTCTCGAATTACTTCGAGACCCACCACCAAAACTTCTTTTAATGAGTGCTTCGTTACCTGACATACCTGCTCCAACAATTGTAGAGCCTAAAACTAAACCTGAGGAGGACGCTTCATCAGAGAATGCAATAGAATCTGAGGAATTGGATACGAAGAAACCAGGTTCTAAGGTGAAAGTCCCAGTTCACGCCATGCAAAGCAGCTGGTCTGCACAGAAGCGAATAAAGAAAGTACAACTTGATACACTTGAAAGGGTTTATGGAAGAACAAAGCGCCCAACT AATGCCATGATTAGCAACATCGTGCATGTGACAAATCTGCCTCGGAAAAGAGTTGTGAAATGGTTTGAAGACAAACGAACTGAAGATGAAGTTCCAGATCGCCGAGTCCCGTATCAACGATCAACTCCCGAAACTGTATCTTCCTCCTGA
- the LOC108207546 gene encoding protein OVEREXPRESSOR OF CATIONIC PEROXIDASE 3 isoform X1 encodes MGCSAQFSSSVAMILTSSCKQQQFNSLPISFISNRAHLSSSRCVLTFGRRRGKSFPSIANKKKPSLPQTNIGEDDDLDEDAFEALFRQLEEDLKNDDPSALDGDEDISEEDLALLERELEEALGDEELQKAFSSSVDESEMETRKEGINNDEEEDDYDDEEEKQVVLKNWQIRRLAYALKNGRRKTSIKNLAAETCLDRAFVLELLRDPPPKLLLMSASLPDIPAPTIVEPKTKPEEDASSENAIESEELDTKKPGSKVKVPVHAMQSSWSAQKRIKKVQLDTLERVYGRTKRPTNAMISNIVHVTNLPRKRVVKWFEDKRTEDEVPDRRVPYQRSTPETVSSS; translated from the exons ATGGGTTGCTCAGCTCAATTCTCCTCCTCTGTAGCGATGATACTTACATCTTCCTGTAAGCAACAACAATTCAACTCTCTCCCCAtttcttttatttcaaatcGCGCACACTTATCTTCTTCCCGTTGTGTGCTCACTTTTGGTCGCCGACGAGGCAAATCGTTTCCTTCAATAGCCAACAAAAAGAAG CCAAGTTTGCCCCAGACTAATATTGGGGAGGATGATGATTTGGATGAAGATGCTTTCGAAGCCCTCTTTCGTCAGCTGGAAGAAGATCTGAAAAATGATGATCCATCTGCACTTGATGGAGACGAGGATATAAGTGAAGAAGACCTTGCTCTGCTTGAACGGGAACTAGAGGAGGCACTGGGGGACGAAGAACTACAGAAAGCATTTAGTTCAAGTGTTGATGAAAGTGAAATGGAAACTAGAAAAGAAGGCATAAAcaatgatgaagaagaagacgactatgatgatgaggaagaaaagCAAGTAGTTTTAAAAAATTGGCAGATTCGAAGATTGGCATATGCATTAAAGAATGGTCGACGTAAAACAAGT ATAAAAAATCTTGCCGCTGAGACATGCCTTGATAGAGCTTTTGTTCTCGAATTACTTCGAGACCCACCACCAAAACTTCTTTTAATGAGTGCTTCGTTACCTGACATACCTGCTCCAACAATTGTAGAGCCTAAAACTAAACCTGAGGAGGACGCTTCATCAGAGAATGCAATAGAATCTGAGGAATTGGATACGAAGAAACCAGGTTCTAAGGTGAAAGTCCCAGTTCACGCCATGCAAAGCAGCTGGTCTGCACAGAAGCGAATAAAGAAAGTACAACTTGATACACTTGAAAGGGTTTATGGAAGAACAAAGCGCCCAACT AATGCCATGATTAGCAACATCGTGCATGTGACAAATCTGCCTCGGAAAAGAGTTGTGAAATGGTTTGAAGACAAACGAACTGAAGATGAAGTTCCAGATCGCCGAGTCCCGTATCAACGATCAACTCCCGAAACTGTATCTTCCTCCTGA